From Actinosynnema mirum DSM 43827, a single genomic window includes:
- a CDS encoding MASE1 domain-containing protein, with protein MSPNPRARRAHRWGGYAAQLSLLAVVYYLGARLGGLQEATAAPVTPMWPPTGVAVLALLTGGPRLWPGIALGSLLVNLTDAPLTWWNLVICVVGTGGPVLSYYLLRRADLQLELDRTRDALALVFVGAFAGMLPGSLLGSGSLLLAGVITPEEWLPTWAVWWTGEAMGVLVLVPFGLAMRALGPLGERWRATTTRRALEAAALIVTTAGLMMVTSGTKARLMFLIFPLLIWGALRFQHRGAAPCALIATVFASRAAVLSAGPFAGLENAQQNMLGLQAYNGTVALTGLVLAAVIAERDAGRVAIERTVEQLSAVVTSYQPLRLSGGIADERRDGRGVRSGGVGGSGGVGRSGGSGRVGGSGRSDRADLTGGNGQAGPAGGSGGAAPPGRAGAPGQADVPGRTSTPGQADVPGQPGQPGQPGQPGQPGPVDGTGHVDSPTDRPGADDRSDRPGEDDRSDRTGRPGLDGR; from the coding sequence GTGTCACCGAACCCCCGCGCGCGCCGCGCGCACCGATGGGGCGGGTACGCCGCCCAGTTATCCCTGCTAGCGGTCGTGTACTACCTCGGAGCGCGCCTCGGCGGGCTCCAAGAGGCGACCGCGGCGCCCGTCACCCCCATGTGGCCACCCACAGGTGTGGCGGTGCTCGCACTCCTGACCGGTGGTCCCCGCCTGTGGCCCGGCATCGCCCTGGGCTCCCTCCTGGTGAACCTGACCGACGCGCCGCTCACGTGGTGGAACCTCGTGATCTGCGTGGTCGGCACCGGCGGCCCGGTCCTGTCCTACTACCTGCTGCGCCGCGCGGACCTGCAGCTGGAGCTCGACCGCACGCGCGACGCGCTCGCGCTGGTGTTCGTCGGCGCGTTCGCCGGGATGCTCCCCGGTTCCCTGCTCGGCAGCGGTTCCCTGCTGCTCGCGGGGGTGATCACGCCCGAGGAGTGGCTGCCCACCTGGGCGGTGTGGTGGACCGGTGAGGCCATGGGCGTGCTGGTGCTGGTCCCGTTCGGCCTGGCGATGCGCGCGCTCGGCCCGCTGGGCGAGCGCTGGCGCGCCACGACCACCCGCCGCGCCCTGGAGGCCGCGGCGCTGATCGTGACCACGGCGGGGCTGATGATGGTCACCTCGGGCACCAAGGCCAGACTGATGTTCCTGATCTTCCCCCTGCTGATCTGGGGGGCGTTGCGCTTCCAGCACCGGGGGGCCGCGCCGTGCGCGCTGATCGCCACGGTGTTCGCCTCGCGCGCTGCGGTGCTGAGCGCGGGCCCGTTCGCCGGGCTGGAGAACGCCCAGCAGAACATGCTGGGGTTGCAGGCCTACAACGGGACGGTGGCGCTGACCGGTCTGGTGCTCGCGGCGGTGATCGCCGAGCGGGACGCGGGCAGGGTCGCGATCGAGCGGACGGTGGAGCAGTTGAGCGCGGTGGTGACGAGCTACCAGCCACTCCGGCTGAGTGGCGGGATCGCGGACGAGCGGCGGGACGGCCGGGGCGTTCGGAGCGGTGGGGTCGGCGGGAGCGGCGGGGTCGGCAGGAGCGGCGGGAGCGGCAGGGTCGGCGGGAGCGGTCGGAGCGACCGCGCGGACCTGACCGGCGGGAACGGGCAGGCAGGCCCGGCGGGCGGGAGCGGCGGGGCGGCTCCCCCCGGCCGGGCAGGCGCCCCCGGCCAGGCCGACGTCCCCGGCCGGACCAGCACCCCCGGCCAGGCCGACGTCCCCGGCCAGCCCGGTCAGCCCGGTCAGCCCGGTCAGCCCGGCCAGCCCGGTCCGGTGGACGGGACCGGTCACGTGGACTCCCCCACCGACCGCCCCGGTGCGGACGACCGGTCCGACCGCCCCGGCGAGGACGACCGGTCCGATCGCACGGGTCGCCCC